GATTTGTGTGGCAAGAGTATACATGAATGGAAAAGTGCATtagaaaagtataaaaacattcctcacaaaaaaatacaagaacaacTCAAAATAAGTTATGATGGACTAGAAAAAACCGAAAAGgttatttttcttgatattgcatgtttcttcaAGGGATTCTCCAAGGATTTTGTTGTAAATATATTAGATGCTTGTAATTTATATCCAGATTATGGTATTAAAAAACTTATTGATAAGTGTCTCATAACTATTGATCAATTTGGCCAATTGTCGATGCATGACTTGCTGCAACAAATGGGTAGAGAAATCGTTCAACAAGAATCAGAAGAGCTCGAAAATCGTAGCAGGATATGGTATTATAAGGATGCTCATGAAGTACTAACCAAAAATATGGTATAAATTCTTTtgtttcacctttttttttttcaaatgaaacttttttattgatttccttattaatgttgaataaaaaatataattttattaatatacagttttgtttaaaatttaaaaatctttatATTGTTGGAAAATTCTAATATGTAGTGAGTGTGACTAATGCTTTGTCCAACTAGGGGTTGAATAAAATTCGAGGCATAATGTGGTGCTCACCTAAACCAATAACAGTGTCATTGGAAGCTAAAGCTTTTAAAAGGATggaaaatctcaaatttcttataGTTCGTAATGTACACGTTTGTGAAGAACTCAAATATCTCCCCAACGGGTTAAGGTTGCTTGAATGGCATGAATTTCCTTTTTCCTTGCCATCCAAATATTGTCCTCAACAACTTGTTGCACTTGATATGCCCCATAGTCGCATTAGACTAGAGAAGCTATTGAAACAAGTATGATTGTTAGTACTtatgaattaataatttttattttagtatttgttaaagataaattttgaatattttttccttaaacAGGGGATCaggtttgaaaatttaaaacttatcaaCCTCAGCTGGTGTGAATCCATTGTAGATTTACCTAAATTATTAGCTCCAAACTTAGAGGAGCTGGATCTTTCTTGTTGTAAAAATTTAGTTAGATTGGAGACACTATTCGAACAGGTATGCTTATTAGTATTTATGAATtgtgattttattatattttattttaaagttttttatggaaattttattttttttttttttttttttgagaatgttatGGAAATTTTATCTGATTTTAAAGTTTGTTGGAGATAAATATAgatttttgtttcctttctaCAGGGGTCCCAGTTCAAAAATTTGAAGGGTATCAATTTCCAATACTGTGAATCTATCACAAAATTACCTAACTTACGTGCACCAAACTTAGAGAAATTGGACCTTCGTTATTGTAGAAATTTAGTTGAGATTCATGAGTCTATTGGATTTCTTGATAAGCTTGAAAGATGGTACCTCATATATTGTGAAAAACTTAAAACTCTTCCAAGTAACCTCATGTTGAAATCCCTTGATGTTTTTGATCTTGAGGGATGCTTAAGCCTTGAGAAGTTTCCTGATATTCATCCAGAAATGAAATGCTTAGAGTCTTTAGATTTGCAAAGGAGTGGTATTAGAGAGTTGCCTTCATCAATTGAGTATCTCACTAGTCTAACTGAGTTACACCTAAATAATTGTCAAAACCTTAGGGATCTACCAGACAGCATCTATAAATTgcaaatgcttaaaaaattatggatttCTACCACCAAATTGAGACCAGTGTGCAATTCTTTTGATAGCTTTTCTGGATATGGAGTTTTGAGGTTGGAACATCTAAATCTTAGTGACTCTGAAAATATAATTGACTTGGACTTTTTTATGAAGCCTGATTACTTCCCTTTTTTGAAATATCTAGATCTATCTGGAACTAATGTTGTTACCATTCCTAAAAGCATTAGCAGATTTACTAAATTAAAGGAACTTCAAATATACAATTGCAATCAGCTTCGAGAAATTCCAATGCTTCCACAATCTATAAGAAGAGTATACGCAAAGAACTCCCTATTGTTGGATCCACAGTCATCATGCAGATTATTAATTCAGGTCTCTCcctgtctctctctcaattttagAGAAACAATTTTGTTACCTTctcaaataaattaattgatttgccaaagtgtaattttttgaatttgctAATTGCTTGCAGTTTGGAGAAATTCTAAGACTTTTACCTGATAGAATGTGCGATAGTGCAATAAGTGACATATTAATTGATCCACAACCATCAAGCGGATTATTGCATGAGCTTGTTCTCCCTTCCTTGCTCTTTGATGATTTCTCATCTAAAACTGAGGATTATGGATCCGAAGATGAGGAAGATGATTGTGAAATTACAGTACCAGGAACTGAGATTCCACAGTGGTTCAATTATCAAAGTGTTGGAAATTCCATATCATTCCAGCAGGTTGGTCGGAAGTTTCCAAAATTCGCTGTTTGCATTGCTTTTGGACCAGAGGCACATATAGGTGAATGTTATTGTGAGGTTTACCTTTCCATCAATGGttgcaaaaaaattttctatgattcaatttttatgaaagaaaTTTCTAATCATTTGTGGTTAATTTCTATATCTCATCAAGCGTTGCTGAAGAAATTAAATTACTCAAATCTATTTGAACAAAATCATGTTGAGGTTATATGGAAAATCGAGAATTGGAAGATAAATTCTTCTTCTCCCAATCCAATAAATCTTACCAATATCGTAAAAAGGTGGGGGGTCCATGTAGAATGCACATACTTTCCTCAGAAATCTGGTATCTTCCATGACTACTacaaaaattttgatgatgATTCACAAGAAGAGAGGTGCCCAAGGATGTTTAGCTTTGCGAGTATTTCAGAGACACAAAATATGCCAATTGGTGAACCAGGAATGCCACACCAATTTCACTCCAACATTGTCCCTAGACCCCTAAATGAATGTGAAGGGACCAAGATGGCTGTGCCTTACTTGCCCTTTCCTAGTGCTACACATGATGGAGGGTCTTCCTTGGTTCCTGAAGATACCAAACACCCGCCTTTGCCATTATTGTTCTCCAATTCTTATGGTTCAGATATGGGGCTTTCAATGAAAACAAACTTAGGTTTGACACAACCATATTTGGGATTAGACTCAATGACTCATAATGACGTGTATGGTTTGTATTCATCACCAATTGCAAGCATTGGATATAATGACTCAAATGCTGGAGATGGTTGGCCTCCCTTGGTTCCTGATAACATTAAGCAACTTTCTTTGCCATCTAATTTAGAGCTTCCAACGGAAACACCAAATAATGGGTTTGACTCTAGTTTAGGAGGTGGAAAGTATTTAGGATTTGACTCAATATTTCATAGTGATGGATATAATTTGGATTCGTCATCAATTACAGGAGAACTTCGGCCTCCAGCAATTCCTGATGACACTAGGCGTGATTCTTCTCCATCTTATTTGAGGCTTCCAATGGACACGACTAGGGAATCCAACTTAGAGTTGGGCTGGCCAGATTTGGGGTTCCGCTCAACAGTTAatgatgggtttgatttgggcTCCTCTTCAATGCCCATTACCTTTCTAGATGATGACTCCAACTTCAATTTGCATCCATCttcaaagaaaatgagaaactttTGATCGGAATTCGAAGCAATATGCCtccataaaaaataagatttgaTTCTTTCTTGAATTGATTAATGCCAAGGTATGTCTCTCTCTTTAGTTGCATTTTTTTCACTTGCATTTTTgggtgtctctctctctctctctctctctctctctctctctctcttatggGCCTCATACATAAGATTGAGCACTTATTTAAGAGTCCAAAACTTTTGTCTAATTTTTCTtgctccaccaataaaaataaaacaaatgtccatttatttaattaatttttatcattatgACTTTTCTTATTTCAACTAcctaaaatccatttttttaccaaaaaaaaaaaaaaaaaccatacctCCTCACCACCAACCTCTACCAACGCCGACCATCGATGCCATCAACATCGCTTGTCATAGCGAACCGCCATTGTTGTTACCAGCCAAATCACCTATGAAATTCATTTGGGAGTCATACTACCAGTCCTCCCTTCAAAAATAGCCTAAAACCCAAGGGACTACAAGCTAAAAGAATGAATTTTGATTCATACCCAGTTGAATAAATCCACATCAGAGCCAAGGAAACAAATCAAGAGCACCAAAATTTCACCTCCTTAGATCAAATCCCAATCAGAACCTTGCTAAAGGGCTAGTCTGTGCACAAGACAAACATTCCAAAAGAAAGACAACAAATAACAACAAAGGCATATGTTTAAATATGCATATATTAGTACATACGTATATGATTATATTGGTATATGTATTATGGCAAAAAGGTTATTCAGGAGAAAACAATTAACGTATTGAAAGCAACAGAATGTAAATGATGGGTCTCTCACAGGAAATGAACTAAAGAGAATTCAAACCCCAACTTAGACAACCTTATTAACGGACTATACCAttaaagttgtgcattttgtaGAATGAGCTTAGATAGCTACTTCTTGTTTTGTTGGGATTACAAAGAATGAGCCTGGTACGagagggaaggaaaaaattacCTATTAATGCATGCTTTTCTGCCGTATTCACTCTTTTTTTGCCTTTACttcgttctttcttttttctcttttatttccttttcaatCCTCTCTATTTCTTGCCTTAGTCCTTATCCCCCTTCCATTTATAGCTATTGTTCCTATTTATACTGGGTTAATCCTATGTGATTTCTCTCTTTTGCCCTTGTTGCTTACCAACTATTTTTGTTTGCTGTGAACACATTCTTAGAGTTGCCCATTACCTTATTGACCATTCAGCCTCCACTACACTTGGGCATGCCcagtgttttctctctcttccactATCCATGCCATGAAAAATTCTTATCCGTTTGATTTTGTCAtgagtctttctctctctttctgacATATAAAGCTTCGGGTCTCTCGCTACCTATCTTTCTAACATGCATCAAGTGGTCCCAGCTATTTGCTACCTATTTTGGGCAAAGATGCCTTCTAGTAAAGCACCACCCAAAAGATCGTCTTGACTGGATGCTGAAAATAGACTCATTTTTCCTCTCTACCAAACCACCACACCCTCTGTAAGTCTCTTGATTGTGGGCTCACCCTTTTTGCATTGGCTGAGTACAAGTTAGTAGTGCCTTGGCCATAACATGGTTGTCTTATAAATTCAtgcttttgtcttcttcctttctcaCTCTGTTTCTGCAGATGCTACTCAGTTTTGTCTCACTATGCTTCTTTATTAAGGCTAAAACCTTCACCCGTATTTGTCCCTTATGAGGAATGGTGTGGGCTCATTGAGCTTACCCCATTCACCTTTTCTTGGGCCCATGCACTTTTCAACTTTCTAACGTTTGCTTCTGATTTTTGCTAGCTTGGCTTGTTGGGCCATTTtccttccctttctttcttgAAGAGGACCATCCCTCCATGGCAGGCTCTCCCATACAGCCCGTGGGCCAACGAGTTCTACTCCCTATTCTTCATGGGTATTCCTCCTCTTTGAGCTTTTATAGCCTTGTCATTCCTGTCATTATTTTCTaagcctttctttctttcctttttgcctgTTACTGGGCTTTCAGTTGTTGGGCCTCTTGTATCAACAAATGGAATTTATTACAAGTAAAAGCAGAATTAATGAAAGATATTGTTCATTTGATTTGTTGCTAAAGCAGCTAAACTCAATTtcttaaattgtaaaaaaatgtttacaaaattCTCCTTAAAAAAATGGGGTACAAGAATCAGAGTTCAAGTTTctaggggaaaactttacataCATGCACTTAGATTATGCTGAAGTAAAATTTTgatctcaaattaaaaaaaagaaaagaaaaaaaaagatggtaaaatatTGGTAGCGTGCAACTATACAaagattttggtttttctttatttttattttttttgatggtcagattttggtttttcttgGTCCACTTTGTGTGTTAcacataatttattaattttaaaataaaaaaaattcttgagcGGCACAAAACTTTATGAACAGATGATGACTAATAATATATCTAAACAGTTGAATTAGTATTATTGGATGATTTGAACTAAAGTTAAACTTGCTCCTCATTGGTATGGATTTAACAATTCACTTTGAATTAGTGAggtctcttaattttttttttttactagagaATTAGTGAAGTCTCTACTATAGTGGCCAGTGGTGGAGTCATAAAAATTTCTTTGGGGGCTGTGATTAATTAACCTAAATCTTATACATACATAATATGtctatatagttatttttttatgagtatatagttctttatttattttctcaaataaCATATCATGTACTCTATGATTTACTATAATTTAGAAGAATATTATATCAAagattatattaattataaattataaatttgtggttaaaataattgaaaatattttttgagaagaagaataATTGAAAACTTCATTGCATAAGAAAAAGGGGATCACGGTTGGAGAGGAAGTATTACATTTTACAcgcacacaccaaaaaaaaaaacttatgctaaatttataacataatctATGTCATTGCTTGAAATATATTTTGAGAGGATTATCTCTTAATTTGTTTGAGTATTATTTTTAAGTATACTTACACTAAAaagaatttaaacatttaaaaatttttgaggGGTCAAGTTGCATTTTTCTAAGGAGCtacttgtaattatatttacatCATATGGGAAAAtacataattttcaaaaacagtTGGGGCCCATAGTCCCCTTGGCCCTTTGATCCTCAACAACCACTGATGGTTTTAACAACAATTTATCTTGTTAGACTTCTTTTTCGTAATGTTCTAGTTCAATgtctttttttccctcactttggCATTCTATTTTGTAGCTTTGGCTATGAATGAATCTTCTCTTATTATCGATTGTTGGATTGAGCTGGTAATTAAAAAACTGAATGAGTCAAACCGAGCTAAGTTGTGTGAAATCCTTCTACCAACTAAGGTTTATTGAAAAACTTTGAGTTAGACTTTGGCCAATGTAAACATCGGAAAATTGTGTAGCTTGCAGAAGTACACAAGGTTCTTTTCCATGTTAAAGcaaattattatatttgtaGGCGAGGGATTTAGGAGTAGGACTTGCAAGAATCAAACAACCTACTTATCAGTGTGGAgatgagaagaagaagcaagagaaaaagccttttttttttttacctaataaaaaaaaatgccaaagccataaattattttacaattttttttttacaaagtatTAATGTGATGATTGGTTATtagtagataaaaaaattaaaaaaaaaaaactaaaatgcaaACTGcatcattttagttttttaattttactttcgtTCAATTGAGttctttaagtttcaaatatatttgatacATGTCTTTCGTCCAATTCCGTTAAAGATTTGTCATTAAGGCTGCATTTATTTTGGGTGTAAATGAAattcggaaaatattttacacccagcATCATGTTTGGTAGGGCCTATAAAATGAAATCAAACGAAAAATCATAAACTTTGACCATAAAATAAGCCCTTTAACCCGAAAAATATTCTAcacttctattttaccttcaaatgatTTCCGGACTCAGACActcgaagagagagagagagcaagaagagagagtgagatcaAGCTCGCTTCGTCGAGCTCAGGCCACCGTCCCAAGCCCAGAAAAGCTGTCGAACTCGCGTCGGCGAGATCAAGCTACGAGATCGTGCTAGCGAGTTCGTCCAACTGAGATTGCACTGTGAGATCGCACCTCAGATCGCATCGCCTAGATCGAGCCGCCGCCACCCTCTAGATCGAACTCTTTTCGTCTCAATCTCGGCACTGCCTGAAGCCTATTGCCGCTGGACCGGTCTCACCACCCATGAtcgatctctctctttctcgatCTACCTCTCACTTTCCCTCGATTTGcgatcactctctctctctcagtttgagcgaatggttttgttttgagaatgattttgttttgatttttgtttctttaaaagtttatatattgcaattttctattataaaatttgtgtggaagttgagaaaatgtgagaaattagtaggaaatttgcattttcaaaatgttaccaaacacttgaaattattttctaatataatttttaaaatgcaaccaaacactagaaaatattttcctttcctgaaaatattttcacttgaaattattttacactaaaacaaACGTAGCCTAAGTATGcaattaactaatgaaaaaatatttttagaaaaatgatttttgaaaataaaatttcacataaaaataaataaaatattttttatattaattttataactttttttcatGTGGGAACAATATTCTTTttagccacacaaaaaaaataaagatataataGATATCTTTGGCTTAAACTATTTTTCATATATGAAAAGGAgcttatttttggaaaagaaaataatatattttaaaaaaatttacaaagtaCTTGATCAGCTTGGGTTAggcaaaaaaacaataatatttatattcatactaaatactctaaatttaaacaataatgtttaaaaaaaataatatttatattcttGGAAAAAGGGGCAACTTTACGAAGGGCATCTTCCTTTATAATAACCATTAGTATTCCGTTTCCATTATAGTCTCCACTTTTTTCTCCCTTATCCATTTCAACCTTATCGAGTACTTGTCTTTTGAAGAATGCTTTATCCAAGTTAGTTTAGGTGGTAGTTTACTTTAGGGGCTCATTCATGTAAATTCTACTTACATCAATTCCAAAGACTCTTTGTTGCTTAACTACAATAAAGGTTTCACTGAAGTTTTTACCATGAGAGTACAATAAAATGCCCACCAAATAAAACAAGAGCCAACGGTAGGTGTTTGTTTTGGCCATAATAATCAGTTGAGAGAGTGCGGTATTATAGTGAAGGGTAATCAAGTGAGATCAAAGAGAAAGTGATACTCATGATTGTAGCATCAGGTTCTTTTGGAGACAGTAAGAGCATAAAGTTAACCTTAACgactatttatattaaaatggACCCAACagtggatgatgatgatgccaTTGGTCCTACAAGTTTGACAAAGATAAATATGGGAATGTGAAGTGTGGACCATGGAAAAAAGGGCATATAGAAATTCATTCATCATAGACGAGGGAATTAATTATGAGAGTGAAAAAAGATTCATCGGCATATATAGCATAGAACCAGAATCCAATACCcaactctttgatttttctttgttttttttgggggacaCTTTTACTTTCACATGTGCTCTCACTCAGCAAAGGAAAGCCATAAAGTCTCTCTCACTTGACTTTTATTGTACCACCGTCCCATAAGTCCCCAAGTACTTTCTCTGTTTCTCTTTTATCACGGGTGACTTTAAAAAATTGGAACGTTGGGAATAAAAGACAAGCACCACAAAATGAGCCGAAATTACAAAAGCCCAACCCAATCATTTTTTCATACATGTGCAGTCCAACTTCCCCTTTCCCTCTCCATTTAGGAATTCTTTACTCTTTAGTTGTGAACTACTTAAtacttttgtaattttttattttttaaggtttaCTTTCATTTGGAGTATAACTATATTtctatccaattttttttttcaaataaattaagtcaataaaaataaactccttttagagaaatgctatgtccagttgtccaaaatatttttacaatacttttacaaataaatcataattgatagtttgttttttttttttttttggtagtttgttACTTGTTGTTACGGATGGacaaaaaaatagtttaagttgtaaatttaaattataaccaataaaaacttactatttataatttgttgtaaaaatattatgaaa
The sequence above is drawn from the Castanea sativa cultivar Marrone di Chiusa Pesio chromosome 5, ASM4071231v1 genome and encodes:
- the LOC142635568 gene encoding TMV resistance protein N-like encodes the protein MALVTNKASSSSSYKPLWKYDVFLNFRGEDTRYGFISHLYQALCDKGFNTFIDSNLQKGEEISTELLKAIEMSMISIIVFSENYAFSTWCLNELVKILECRNYGQLVIPIFYKVNPSEIRKQEGKFKLALANHEEKFKDNLEKVQRWRKALTKATDLSGLIYKDSCTECEFEFIQRIIKEISSTKSNRTQLFVAKYPIGIDYRVEAIELLLDMDSYEVRMLGICGLGGVGKTTVTKAIYNRIIDRFEGSCFLENVREKSGTNDGIIQQQERLLTKILGNRYLKVDSVLEGINMIKERLCRTRILLVLDDVDELKEIENLLGECNWLSLGSRVIITTRDKHLITTLGKDHPIYEVKELNQCEALELFSLHAFQKNKLEKDYSKLAEQIINYANGLPLALKIIGSDLCGKSIHEWKSALEKYKNIPHKKIQEQLKISYDGLEKTEKVIFLDIACFFKGFSKDFVVNILDACNLYPDYGIKKLIDKCLITIDQFGQLSMHDLLQQMGREIVQQESEELENRSRIWYYKDAHEVLTKNMGLNKIRGIMWCSPKPITVSLEAKAFKRMENLKFLIVRNVHVCEELKYLPNGLRLLEWHEFPFSLPSKYCPQQLVALDMPHSRIRLEKLLKQGSQFKNLKGINFQYCESITKLPNLRAPNLEKLDLRYCRNLVEIHESIGFLDKLERWYLIYCEKLKTLPSNLMLKSLDVFDLEGCLSLEKFPDIHPEMKCLESLDLQRSGIRELPSSIEYLTSLTELHLNNCQNLRDLPDSIYKLQMLKKLWISTTKLRPVCNSFDSFSGYGVLRLEHLNLSDSENIIDLDFFMKPDYFPFLKYLDLSGTNVVTIPKSISRFTKLKELQIYNCNQLREIPMLPQSIRRVYAKNSLLLDPQSSCRLLIQFGEILRLLPDRMCDSAISDILIDPQPSSGLLHELVLPSLLFDDFSSKTEDYGSEDEEDDCEITVPGTEIPQWFNYQSVGNSISFQQVGRKFPKFAVCIAFGPEAHIGECYCEVYLSINGCKKIFYDSIFMKEISNHLWLISISHQALLKKLNYSNLFEQNHVEVIWKIENWKINSSSPNPINLTNIVKRWGVHVECTYFPQKSGIFHDYYKNFDDDSQEERCPRMFSFASISETQNMPIGEPGMPHQFHSNIVPRPLNECEGTKMAVPYLPFPSATHDGGSSLVPEDTKHPPLPLLFSNSYGSDMGLSMKTNLGLTQPYLGLDSMTHNDVYGLYSSPIASIGYNDSNAGDGWPPLVPDNIKQLSLPSNLELPTETPNNGFDSSLGGGKYLGFDSIFHSDGYNLDSSSITGELRPPAIPDDTRRDSSPSYLRLPMDTTRESNLELGWPDLGFRSTVNDGFDLGSSSMPITFLDDDSNFNLHPSSKKMRNF